One part of the Schistocerca piceifrons isolate TAMUIC-IGC-003096 chromosome 2, iqSchPice1.1, whole genome shotgun sequence genome encodes these proteins:
- the LOC124775035 gene encoding uncharacterized protein LOC124775035 isoform X3 — protein sequence MPASGPVYQPTTETYEQQRDWTRVSYLSQTVSNGINRTKCLQWVTLVLGLFALAAGLIMLIEGAVDYSDTRQHEADESGSTSDLVIAVAGAILIVIGFVLIAFYVRTIRRRKSCFCFDSKEQRLARQLDNQASNGQVLTLNPSTDLLVTAQYAPVSEISYQPPAVSEEEETRKLMGSDNKECVEESERMLEPDPRIVLRPRSHVEEA from the exons ATGCCTGCCAGCGGGCCCGTCTACCAGCCTACTACCGAAACATACGAGCAACAGAGGGACTGGACGCGCGTCAGTTATTTGTCTCAGACTGTTAGTAATGGCATTAACAGAACGAAATGCCTGCAGTGGGTAACGCTTGTCCTCGGATTGTTTGCTTTAGCAGCAGGGCTTATTATGCTCATTGAAGGAGCTGTCGATTATTCAGACACCCGCCAGCACGAAGCGGATGAAAGTGGTTCTACAAGTGATTTAGTGATTGCAGTTGCTGGTGCAATTCTCATTGTCATTGGTTTTGTACTTATAGCCTTTTACGTACGCACGATCAGGAGGAGGAAGAGTTGCTTCTGCTTCGACTCGAAGGAACAGAGACTGGCCAGACAGCTGGACAACCAGGCAAGCAACGGCCAG GTGCTGACATTGAATCCATCAACTGATCTTCTTGTGACTGCACAGTATGCTCCTGTGTCAGAGATTTCGTATCAGCCACCAGCAGTGTCTGAGGAGGAGGAGACACGCAAACTCATGGGTAGTGACAACAAAGAGTG CGTTGAGGAAAGTGAACGTATGCTGGAACCTGATCCACGAATTGTGCTGAGGCCACGTAGTCATGTTGAAGAAGCCTAA